The following coding sequences lie in one uncultured Flavobacterium sp. genomic window:
- a CDS encoding sodium/sugar symporter: MNQNLAFADYAVFIIYFIIVSAYGYTIYHKRKKDEHDAKAYFLAEGHLTWWAIGASLIASNISAEQFIGMSGEGFFLGIAVAAYEWIAAIALIIVAVWFIPVYLKNKIYTMPQFLKTRYNESTALIMAVFWLFLYVFVNLTSILYLGAVAINGLAGGEYLHVIMVGLAVFALFISLGGMKVVAYTDVIQVAVLIIGGLVTSYIALTTVGQYFGVGENAIEGFKVLMREAPEHFKMIIPKPHDTVVTAQTSQLAIDKYLTFPGILSYLAGIWIINLNYWGCNQYITQRALGADLQTARTGILFAGLLKLLMPLIVMLPGIAAYVLYQNGHLPQLVGGKDGAYSAVLTFLPTGLKGLSVAALTAAIVASLAGKVNSISTIYTLDIHKKYIQKEAGEKQQVNIGRIAVFAAMLLAVLFTWNDLLGIGGVGGFTYIQKYTGFISPGVFAMFILGMFWKRTTGAAAIVGVILGFLLSVLFNEYAPALFGNETLLYTAYSNGKGAYEIPFHICMGLSFFFTTLAMVLISFAGPKVNPKAFEIDSEMFKVKPQTTVLIVITILSIIALYVKFW, encoded by the coding sequence ATGAACCAGAACCTCGCTTTCGCAGATTATGCGGTTTTTATTATTTATTTCATCATAGTTTCTGCCTATGGTTATACTATTTACCACAAACGTAAAAAAGATGAACATGATGCCAAAGCTTACTTTTTAGCCGAAGGACATTTAACTTGGTGGGCTATTGGAGCTTCTCTGATTGCATCAAATATTTCAGCTGAACAATTTATCGGAATGAGTGGTGAAGGTTTCTTTTTAGGAATTGCCGTTGCTGCTTACGAATGGATTGCTGCTATTGCATTGATAATCGTTGCGGTTTGGTTTATTCCGGTATATCTTAAAAATAAGATTTATACAATGCCTCAATTCTTAAAAACACGTTATAACGAATCGACTGCGTTGATTATGGCTGTTTTCTGGTTGTTTTTGTATGTTTTTGTAAACTTAACTTCTATATTATATTTAGGAGCAGTTGCAATTAATGGTTTAGCGGGTGGTGAATATCTACACGTGATCATGGTTGGATTAGCTGTTTTTGCTTTGTTTATTTCTCTTGGAGGAATGAAAGTTGTCGCTTATACTGACGTTATTCAGGTTGCTGTTTTAATCATTGGAGGTTTGGTAACTTCATACATTGCTCTTACAACTGTTGGACAATATTTTGGAGTTGGCGAAAATGCAATTGAAGGTTTTAAAGTTTTAATGAGAGAAGCTCCGGAGCATTTTAAAATGATTATCCCAAAACCACATGATACTGTAGTTACAGCACAAACTTCTCAACTTGCTATTGACAAATACTTAACTTTCCCTGGTATATTATCTTACCTGGCTGGTATCTGGATCATCAACTTAAACTACTGGGGTTGTAACCAATACATTACTCAAAGAGCTTTGGGTGCTGATTTGCAAACGGCTCGTACAGGTATTTTATTTGCTGGTCTATTAAAATTATTAATGCCTTTAATTGTAATGTTACCTGGTATTGCTGCTTATGTTTTATACCAAAACGGACATTTACCTCAATTAGTTGGAGGAAAAGATGGTGCTTACTCTGCTGTATTAACTTTCTTGCCAACAGGATTAAAAGGACTTTCTGTCGCTGCATTGACTGCTGCAATTGTAGCTTCATTAGCTGGAAAAGTAAACAGTATTTCTACGATTTATACTTTAGATATTCATAAAAAATACATCCAGAAAGAAGCTGGCGAAAAACAACAAGTAAACATTGGTAGAATTGCCGTTTTTGCTGCAATGCTTTTGGCTGTTTTATTTACATGGAATGACCTTTTAGGAATTGGCGGAGTTGGTGGATTCACTTACATTCAAAAATACACTGGTTTTATTAGCCCTGGAGTTTTCGCAATGTTTATTCTTGGTATGTTCTGGAAAAGAACAACTGGAGCTGCGGCAATTGTTGGAGTAATTTTAGGATTCTTATTATCTGTTTTATTCAATGAATATGCTCCGGCATTATTCGGAAACGAGACCTTATTATATACTGCTTACTCTAATGGTAAAGGAGCATACGAAATTCCATTCCACATTTGTATGGGATTATCATTCTTCTTCACAACATTAGCAATGGTACTAATTAGTTTTGCAGGACCAAAAGTTAATCCTAAAGCGTTTGAAATAGACTCTGAAATGTTTAAAGTAAAACCACAAACAACGGTTTTAATTGTAATCACTATATTATCTATTATCGCATTGTACGTTAAATTCTGGTAG